Within Candidatus Poribacteria bacterium, the genomic segment GATATTCTTGTATCCGTTTGGGATGCTCTCGGAGGTAAACAACCGCATTCGTTAACATCAAACCCAGCAGCAGGACGGTTGTGAGAGCGAAGCGGAGGCTATTGAGATTGTCGTAGAGTTCGCGTTTTGTAATATGCCACATTGGTTGTTGGTTGTTAGTTATTGGTTGTTGGTTAAGAGCCACTCCGTAACAATCAACTACAGTTTGGAGTACTCCAAGAACTCACGAATTGTTACAAGTCCCCTCTTAACTTACAGCCTATAACCAACCACCAATAGCCATCCTACACTTCACTTTTGATGAAGATTAGAAATATTGCCATGAAAAGAATAACATTGATTAGCAGCAATAGACAGACATCGGGTAATGCGCGTTTTGTATTTACGCCGATGTCGCTTCTTTTAAAACGGAATTGCGGCAGTCTGCTCCAATCGACTGCCCCTTGGTTGGCGGAAAACCATTGTTGTTCCCCAAAAGCCTCTTTGTCATAAAAATAGTTGATGACTCTTTGGCGATATTGACGCGCTGCATCGAAAAAATCACGGATACCGTTCAAATCTGTGCCTGTCCAGGCTTGCGTTGCTGAGTCATAGATGCCCATGGGTGAGAGTTTCAGTAAGGTTTTATCAATACCTGCAGGTCGCACAAAGATATTTTCAAGTCCAGGTTTTCGGAGCAGCCATGTTTTCTCTGCATTACCGATAACGCGGGGTTCAAGAAAGCGGAAATAACCCTGAGCGTGTGGAACTTGTGACTCAGATTGCTCATTAATTTTGCCAATATTAAGGGTATTCTTGAGGTAAACATTTAATTTTGATGTGCGTTGTATAAGGTATTCACTACTCCATCCGGATGCTCCAATACCAAACCACATGCTTTCGCCGGGAACAGGGTCATTGACGAGAAAATCCTTTCGTTCTCTGTCAAATTCTTCCCATATCTGTTTCATCTGATTCGCGGTAGAATCAATTTGTGCGCGCGGCGGACTCGATGGCGACATCACGGCGAGAATCATGTTTGGATAAACCAACACCAGAAATCCCCAGGCGAACATAGATAGCATGAGGGCGGTGCTGGTCCTACGAGATACCTCAGAAATCAGCATCCCAATGAGGTAAAACACCGATAGGTATACCAGCGATGTTAGAACAATCCCACCAATGCGAAGAAAATCATCAGGTGAAAGCGAGAGGGAACGGTTGTTCGTTAGCAAAATCATCGCGAAGAGGAGACTTAACAGCAACGGCATAAGCAGACAGAGCATTGCACTGATGTATTTTGCAAGCAGAATGTGTCCACGCCTCACCGATTGTGCCAGAACAAGACGTAAGGTGCCGCGTTCGCGCTCACCAGCGAAAGCATCGTAGGCGAATAGCAGTGCTGTCAAGCTGAGGATAACCTCAAAGATGAAGACGATATCAATTGATGTGAAGATGTTAAGAAACGGGTTATCTGACCCGTGCATGGAAGCGTCCCAAAGTGTAGGTACAAAGGCGTGATAGATTGGAACTTGGTTTCCGAGTTGTTTATCAAATCCGGCGTTGAAGATACTCAGCGGATTCGGTGGACGATCTATATTCAATTCATAACCCGAATAGGCTTTGAACTCTTGGAGTTTATCCTGATGTGTTTTGAGAGCGGTGTTATAAGCTGCCAACCGCCGTTCATAATCCTGAATAAGCACAGCAGTATTTGCGACGACAAGCAAGAG encodes:
- a CDS encoding ABC transporter permease subunit, with product MLITLIRRELLDNLMTFRFAAAVFITLLLVVANTAVLIQDYERRLAAYNTALKTHQDKLQEFKAYSGYELNIDRPPNPLSIFNAGFDKQLGNQVPIYHAFVPTLWDASMHGSDNPFLNIFTSIDIVFIFEVILSLTALLFAYDAFAGERERGTLRLVLAQSVRRGHILLAKYISAMLCLLMPLLLSLLFAMILLTNNRSLSLSPDDFLRIGGIVLTSLVYLSVFYLIGMLISEVSRRTSTALMLSMFAWGFLVLVYPNMILAVMSPSSPPRAQIDSTANQMKQIWEEFDRERKDFLVNDPVPGESMWFGIGASGWSSEYLIQRTSKLNVYLKNTLNIGKINEQSESQVPHAQGYFRFLEPRVIGNAEKTWLLRKPGLENIFVRPAGIDKTLLKLSPMGIYDSATQAWTGTDLNGIRDFFDAARQYRQRVINYFYDKEAFGEQQWFSANQGAVDWSRLPQFRFKRSDIGVNTKRALPDVCLLLLINVILFMAIFLIFIKSEV